The following proteins come from a genomic window of Arcobacter sp. F2176:
- a CDS encoding addiction module protein gives MTALKQQQLFDEIDILPIDIKTKIVDKILNSISPANKTIDDLWIKEVNKRKNDIEADNISLVDGDEVFKKISQRLK, from the coding sequence ATGACAGCACTAAAACAGCAACAACTTTTTGATGAAATAGATATTTTACCAATAGATATAAAAACTAAAATTGTTGATAAAATACTAAATAGCATAAGTCCTGCAAATAAAACTATTGATGACTTATGGATAAAAGAAGTAAATAAAAGAAAAAATGATATTGAAGCAGATAATATAAGTTTAGTTGATGGTGATGAAGTTTTTAAAAAAATATCTCAAAGATTAAAATAA